The Phycisphaeraceae bacterium genome has a window encoding:
- a CDS encoding tRNA-dihydrouridine synthase family protein produces the protein MSVPTDLDYALDDHGTERPIAEIARSFTLDPRIPALVPGFDAPFFQAGLAGYSDGAMRLIARRHGCPFCVTEALLDQTLINGGKGRTREDPDLLAEECGTGDPDENIPGSARGLVDHPIAGQIMGTFPDQMARGSLLLVGMGHDVIDVNLACPVKKIRRRSRGGHFLMDPVGAIEVLRAVRQAVPSHVPCTVKLRRAWDDTPEMARHFERIFEAAYELGYAWATVHCRTVVQKYHGPGRWSFLRDLTRRYPDRLIFGSGDVWRVEDIFAMLDLTGVHAVSVARGCIGNPWIFRQARELMSGMRMAGGTPAPLTPTPPMSATPTREVSRDRQGAYDPHEVSRDRQGADDPHEMNRDHEGAYDPHEVSRDRQGADDPFTPTPPTIDEQRQALLEHFDLAVALHGERSASQQMRKFGIKFSRHHPRGEQVKAEFIRCKTVADWRAVVERWYANLSE, from the coding sequence ATGTCCGTTCCCACCGACCTCGACTACGCGCTGGATGATCACGGGACGGAGCGCCCCATCGCCGAGATCGCGCGGTCGTTCACGCTCGATCCGCGTATTCCTGCGCTCGTGCCGGGGTTCGATGCGCCGTTCTTCCAGGCGGGGCTGGCGGGATATTCCGACGGGGCGATGCGCCTGATCGCCCGGCGGCATGGCTGCCCCTTCTGCGTCACCGAGGCGCTGCTCGATCAGACGCTCATCAACGGCGGCAAGGGGCGCACGCGCGAGGATCCCGACCTGCTGGCCGAGGAGTGCGGCACCGGCGATCCGGACGAGAACATTCCCGGCTCGGCGCGCGGGCTGGTGGATCATCCCATCGCCGGGCAGATCATGGGCACGTTTCCCGATCAGATGGCCCGCGGGTCGCTGCTGCTGGTGGGCATGGGGCACGACGTGATTGATGTGAACCTGGCCTGCCCGGTGAAGAAGATTCGCCGCCGGTCACGAGGTGGGCACTTCCTCATGGACCCGGTCGGCGCGATAGAAGTTCTGCGAGCCGTGCGCCAGGCGGTTCCGTCGCATGTGCCCTGCACCGTGAAACTCCGCCGCGCGTGGGACGACACGCCGGAGATGGCGCGCCACTTCGAGCGCATCTTCGAGGCGGCGTACGAGCTGGGCTATGCGTGGGCGACCGTGCATTGCCGCACTGTGGTGCAGAAGTATCATGGGCCGGGTCGCTGGTCATTTCTGCGCGACCTGACGCGACGCTACCCCGATCGGCTGATCTTCGGCTCGGGCGACGTGTGGCGCGTGGAGGACATCTTCGCCATGCTGGACCTGACGGGTGTGCATGCCGTGAGCGTGGCCCGCGGGTGCATCGGCAATCCGTGGATCTTCCGCCAGGCGCGGGAGTTGATGTCCGGAATGAGGATGGCAGGCGGGACGCCCGCCCCACTGACGCCCACCCCGCCGATGTCCGCCACACCGACGCGCGAAGTGAGCCGCGACCGTCAGGGGGCGTATGACCCACACGAAGTGAGCCGCGACCGTCAGGGAGCGGATGACCCACACGAAATGAACCGTGACCATGAGGGGGCGTATGACCCACACGAAGTGAGCCGCGACCGTCAGGGAGCGGATGACCCGTTCACTCCGACGCCGCCCACCATAGACGAGCAGCGCCAGGCCCTGCTGGAGCACTTTGACCTCGCCGTCGCCTTGCACGGCGAGCGATCCGCCTCGCAGCAGATGCGGAAGTTCGGCATCAAGTTCAGCCGCCATCACCCGCGGGGCGAACAGGTGAAGGCGGAGTTCATCCGCTGCAAGACCGTCGCCGACTGGCGCGCCGTGGTGGAGCGGTGGTACGCAAATCTTTCGGAGTGA